In the genome of Lynx canadensis isolate LIC74 chromosome X, mLynCan4.pri.v2, whole genome shotgun sequence, one region contains:
- the WAS gene encoding wiskott-Aldrich syndrome protein encodes MSGGPVGGRSGGRGGPGVQQNVPSMLLQDHENQRLFEMLGRKCWTLATAVVQLYLALPPGAEHWTKEHCGAVCFVKDNPQKSYFIRLYGLQAGQLLWEQELYSQLVYSTPTPYFHTFAGDDCQAGLNFADEGEAQAFRALVQEKIQKRNQRQSGDRRQLPPPPAPANEERRGPPPLPPHPGVDQGGPAAGPLSLGLVTVDIQNPDITSSRYRGLPAPGPGPADKKRSGKKKISKADIGAPSGFKHVSHVGWDPQNGFDVNNLDPDLRSLFSRAGISEAQLTDAETSKLIYDFIEDQGGLEAVRQEMRRQEPLPPPPPPSRGGNQPPRPPTIGSNKGRSGPLPPVPLGGAPPPPTPRGPPPPGRGGPPPPPPPATGRSGPPPPPPSGPGGTPVPPPPPPPPPPPPSSDDGPVPPPPPALGPVGGLAPSGGRGALLDQIRQGIQLNKTPGAPESSALQPPPPRSEGLVGALMHVMQKRSRAIHSSDEGEDQAGDEDEDDEWDD; translated from the exons ATGAGTGGGGGCCCTGTGGGAGGCAGGTCTGGGGGTCGCGGAGGACCAGGGGTTCAGCAGAACGTACCCTCCATGCTCCTCCAGGACCACGAGAACCAGCGACTCTTCGAGATGCTGGGTCGGAAATGCTGG acACTGGCCACCGCTGTTGTTCAGCTCTACCTGGCACTGCCTCCCGGAGCAGAGCACTGGACCAAGGAGCATTGTGGGGCTGTGTGCTTCGTGAAGGATAACCCCCAGAAGTCCTACTTCATCCGTCTTTACGGCCTTCAG GCTGGCCAGCTGCTCTGGGAACAGGAACTGTACTCACAGTTGGTCtactccactcccaccccctacTTCCACACTTTTGCTGGAGAT GACTGCCAAGCAGGGCTGAACTTTGCAGACGAGGGCGAGGCCCAGGCCTTCCGGGCCCTGGTGCAGGAGAAGATACAAAAAAGGAATCAGAGGCAAAGTGGAG ATAGACGCCAGctacccccaccaccagcaccagcCAATGAAG AGAGAAGagggcccccacccctgcctccgcACCCAGGTGTAGACCAAGGGG GCCCAGCAGCTGGCCCCCTGTCCCTGGGGCTAGTAACAGTGGACATCCAAAACCCGGACATCACAAGTTCACGATACCGTGGGCTCCCAGCACCTGGGCCTGGCCCAGCTGATAAGAAACGCTCAGGGAAGAAAAAGATCAGCAAAGCTGATATTGGTGCACCCAGTGGATTCAA ACATGTCAGCCACGTGGGGTGGGACCCCCAGAATGGATTTGAC GTAAACAACCTGGACCCGGATCTGCGGAGTCTGTTCTCCAGGGCAGGAATCAGTGAGGCCCAGCTCACAGATGCCGAGACCTCCAAGCTTATCTACGATTTCATTGAGGACCAGGGTGGGCTGGAGGCTGTGCGGCAGGAGATGAGGCGCCAGG AGCCACTTCCACCGCCGCCACCGCCATCCCGAGGAGGAAACCAGCCCCCCCGGCCCCCTACTATTGGGAGCAACAAGGGTCGTTCTGGTCCACTGCCCCCTGTACCTTTGGGAGGTGCTCCACCCCCGCCAACTCCCcggggacccccacccccaggccgcGGGggccctccaccaccaccccctccagccACTGGACGTTCTGGACCACCGCCCCCTCCGCCCTCTGGACCTGGAGGGACTCCTgtgcctccaccaccaccaccaccaccaccaccaccacccagctCTGATGATGGGCcagtccctccccctcctcctgctctgggGCCTGTGGGGGGCCTGGCCCCCAGTGGAGGTCGGGGGGCACTTTTGGATCAAATCCGGCAGGGAATTCAGCTGAACAAG ACCCCTGGGGCCCCAGAGAGCTCAGCGCTGCAGCCTCCACCTCCGAGATCGGAAGGGTTGGTGGGAGCCCTGATGCACGTGATGCAGAAGAGAAGCAGAGCCATCCACTCCTCAG aCGAAGGGGAGGACCAGGCCGGTGATGAGGATGAGGACGATGAGTGGGATGACTGA